A single Streptomyces mirabilis DNA region contains:
- the rimM gene encoding ribosome maturation factor RimM (Essential for efficient processing of 16S rRNA) produces MQLVVARVGRAHGIKGEVTVEVRTDEPELRLGPGAVLLTDPASVGPLTIETGRVHSGRLLLRFAGVRDRNAAEALRNTLLIAEVDPDQQPEDPDEYYDHQLMDLDVVTKDGVEVGRITEISHLPSQDLFVVERPDGSEVMIPFVEEIVTEIDLEEQRAVIDPPPGLIDDRAEIVSSRDTENASVKDDEDSSGADV; encoded by the coding sequence GTGCAGCTGGTAGTCGCTCGCGTCGGCCGCGCCCACGGCATCAAGGGCGAGGTCACCGTGGAGGTCCGTACGGACGAGCCGGAACTCAGGCTCGGGCCCGGCGCCGTCCTGCTCACCGATCCGGCCTCCGTCGGACCGCTGACCATCGAGACCGGCCGGGTGCACAGCGGCCGTCTGCTGCTGCGCTTCGCAGGCGTACGCGACCGGAACGCCGCCGAGGCGCTGCGCAACACCCTCCTGATCGCCGAGGTGGACCCGGACCAGCAGCCCGAGGACCCGGACGAGTACTACGACCACCAGTTGATGGACCTGGACGTGGTCACCAAGGACGGGGTGGAGGTCGGGCGGATCACGGAGATCTCCCACCTGCCCTCGCAGGACCTGTTCGTGGTCGAGCGGCCCGACGGGAGTGAGGTCATGATCCCGTTCGTCGAGGAGATCGTCACCGAGATCGACCTGGAGGAGCAGCGGGCCGTCATCGACCCGCCGCCGGGCCTGATCGACGACCGGGCGGAAATCGTCTCCTCCAGGGACACGGAGAACGCCTCCGTCAAGGACGACGAGGACTCCTCGGGGGCAGACGTCTGA
- a CDS encoding RNA-binding protein, with amino-acid sequence MLEEALEHLVKGIVDNPDDVQVASRDLRRGRVLEVRVHPDDLGKVIGRNGRTARALRTVVGAIGGRGVRVDLVDVDHVR; translated from the coding sequence ATGCTCGAGGAGGCTCTCGAGCACCTCGTGAAGGGCATTGTCGACAACCCCGACGATGTGCAGGTCGCTTCGCGCGACCTGCGCCGTGGGCGCGTTCTCGAGGTCCGGGTGCACCCCGACGACCTCGGCAAGGTGATCGGCCGCAACGGCCGTACCGCCCGCGCTCTGCGGACCGTCGTGGGTGCCATCGGCGGCCGAGGTGTCCGCGTCGACCTCGTCGACGTGGACCACGTCCGCTGA
- the rpsP gene encoding 30S ribosomal protein S16: MAVKIKLKRLGKIRSPHYRIVVADSRTRRDGRAIEEIGLYHPVQNPSRIEVDSDRAQYWLGVGAQPTEPVLAILKLTGDWQKFKGEPAPAPLLVAEPKATRPSFDALGGDDEGKGEAITQKKKAEKKDEAPAASSSSESTEA; this comes from the coding sequence GTGGCAGTCAAGATCAAGCTGAAGCGTCTGGGCAAGATCCGTTCGCCTCACTACCGCATCGTCGTCGCCGACTCCCGTACCCGCCGTGATGGTCGGGCCATCGAGGAGATCGGTCTGTACCACCCGGTGCAGAACCCCTCGCGCATCGAGGTCGACTCGGACCGTGCGCAGTACTGGCTGGGTGTCGGCGCGCAGCCGACCGAGCCCGTTCTCGCCATCCTGAAGCTGACCGGCGACTGGCAGAAGTTCAAGGGCGAGCCCGCCCCTGCTCCGCTGCTCGTTGCCGAGCCGAAGGCGACGCGCCCGTCGTTCGACGCCCTGGGCGGCGACGACGAGGGCAAGGGTGAGGCCATCACCCAGAAGAAGAAGGCTGAGAAGAAGGACGAGGCCCCGGCCGCGTCTTCTTCGTCTGAGTCGACCGAGGCCTGA